The following proteins are encoded in a genomic region of Vibrio spartinae:
- a CDS encoding restriction endonuclease subunit S, with protein sequence MTALSKTKRYQAYPEYKDSGVECVGSIPIHWMVTSLKRYTYVKGGFAFSSDLFGDVGKPIIRIGDIKQDGSISLESCKYVPEVVAENSQEYLVSNGQLLMAMTGATIGKAGIYSGEYPALVNQRVGRFEVYDDKLSYRFLWYVLKTLGYQEYIRLTAFGGAQPNISDTAMVAYDSAFPPLEEQTQIANFLDHETAKIDTLIEKQQQLIKLLKEKRQAVISHAVTKGLNPQAPMKDSGVEWLGEVPEHWDVGRLGYYSRVINGSTPSKVNLSYWDKKEVPWLSSGSVNQYNITTASDYISEKALKECSVELLPVGTLVMGMIGQGKTRGMSAITRIEATINQNLAAIIPDSRLDSEYGHLVLQAAYNEIRECARGGNQAALNCELISNFKVTIPPIDEQKQIVVDINTKLNRFDQIIKKTMDFVELSQERRTALISAAVTGKIDVRSWQAPTHQEQALEQTA encoded by the coding sequence ATGACAGCCTTGAGCAAAACAAAAAGATATCAGGCGTATCCAGAGTATAAAGATTCTGGGGTTGAGTGTGTTGGTTCCATCCCAATCCACTGGATGGTTACATCTTTAAAACGATACACCTACGTAAAGGGTGGCTTTGCTTTTTCTAGTGACTTGTTTGGCGATGTCGGTAAGCCAATCATCAGAATTGGAGATATTAAGCAAGATGGTTCTATTTCATTGGAATCTTGTAAATATGTTCCTGAAGTTGTAGCGGAAAATAGTCAAGAGTACCTTGTATCAAACGGTCAATTACTAATGGCAATGACAGGAGCAACCATCGGTAAGGCTGGTATATATAGTGGCGAATATCCCGCTTTGGTCAATCAACGAGTTGGACGATTCGAAGTTTACGATGACAAATTAAGTTATCGTTTTCTTTGGTATGTATTGAAAACGCTTGGGTATCAAGAATATATCAGGTTAACAGCTTTTGGTGGTGCGCAGCCAAATATCAGTGATACTGCAATGGTTGCTTATGATTCAGCATTTCCTCCACTAGAAGAACAAACCCAAATCGCCAACTTCCTCGATCACGAAACCGCCAAAATCGACACTTTGATCGAAAAGCAGCAGCAACTGATTAAGTTGCTGAAAGAAAAGCGCCAAGCGGTGATTAGCCATGCGGTGACCAAAGGCTTGAACCCGCAAGCACCCATGAAAGATTCAGGTGTGGAATGGTTAGGAGAAGTGCCAGAGCATTGGGATGTTGGTAGGTTAGGTTATTACAGCAGAGTTATAAATGGTTCGACTCCAAGTAAAGTAAACCTATCTTATTGGGATAAAAAGGAAGTGCCTTGGCTGTCATCCGGTTCCGTTAATCAATATAACATCACTACTGCATCAGACTATATTTCTGAGAAAGCACTGAAAGAATGCTCAGTGGAGCTACTTCCTGTTGGCACTCTTGTTATGGGAATGATTGGTCAGGGTAAAACCAGAGGAATGTCTGCTATTACTCGGATAGAGGCAACAATTAACCAAAACTTAGCAGCAATAATTCCAGATAGCAGGTTGGATTCCGAATACGGTCATCTAGTCTTGCAAGCTGCGTACAATGAAATACGTGAATGTGCTCGAGGAGGGAACCAAGCGGCTCTCAATTGTGAGCTAATCAGTAATTTCAAAGTTACGATTCCCCCAATTGATGAGCAAAAGCAGATAGTGGTAGATATCAACACTAAACTAAATCGCTTTGATCAAATTATTAAAAAGACAATGGACTTTGTTGAGCTTTCCCAAGAACGCCGAACAGCCTTAATCTCTGCCGCAGTCACTGGCAAGATCGACGTTCGCAGTTGGCAGGCACCAACACATCAAGAGCAAGCGCTGGAACAAACCGCCTAA
- a CDS encoding assimilatory sulfite reductase (NADPH) flavoprotein subunit, with protein sequence MNREVVTMSSANNNISNHSGLFSSPLNDTQLSQLQHTVSQLSPQQLAWVSGYFWGLSQSQTGEVAGAATMSPLAAAKPADKLTIIYASQTGNAKGVAEALEHEAQAQGLPVQIFDASDYKGKDLAKETHVVIVASTNGEGEAPDNALEFHEFLQSKKAPKLPNLHYGVIGLGDSSYEFFCQTGKDFDAFLAKLGAKPFLERVDCDVDYDAPAAEWRQQALEILKESMSEGQGEVVPLPIHSAGSAVADYTKLKPYTATLLTNQKITGRDSGKDVRHVEIDLEGSGITYQPGDALGVWYENDAALSSQILSSVGLSGVESVDVDGDSISIHSALIHQFEITSSNPQLITRVAELSESTFLKELVEDKDKLREYSAHTQIIDVLKQAAVQLSADELVGLLRRLTPRLYSIASSQSEVDEEVHLTVGVVEYDQNGEARQGGASGFLTHRLEEGENIKVFIEHNNNFKLPQDDDTAIIMVGPGTGIAPFRSFIQERDNRGASGQSWLFFGDRTFTQDFLYQVEWQKYMKSGALTQMDVAFSRDQAGKVYVQHRLLEKAGQVWDWLQSGAYLYVCGDATQMAKDVHEALITIAEQQGGLDREQAEEYVNELRKAKRYQRDVY encoded by the coding sequence ATGAATAGGGAAGTCGTGACGATGTCTTCAGCCAACAATAATATTTCTAACCATAGTGGTTTATTTTCTAGCCCACTCAATGATACACAACTCAGTCAGTTGCAACACACTGTTTCACAATTGTCGCCGCAGCAATTAGCTTGGGTAAGCGGATATTTCTGGGGATTGAGTCAGTCTCAGACTGGTGAAGTTGCCGGTGCGGCGACGATGTCTCCGCTCGCTGCTGCAAAACCTGCCGATAAACTCACGATTATTTATGCTTCCCAAACCGGGAATGCAAAAGGAGTTGCTGAAGCGCTGGAACATGAGGCACAAGCACAGGGACTGCCGGTACAGATTTTTGATGCCAGTGATTACAAAGGTAAAGATCTGGCCAAGGAAACCCATGTTGTCATCGTGGCTTCAACCAACGGTGAAGGTGAAGCGCCTGATAATGCCCTTGAGTTCCACGAGTTCTTACAGTCCAAAAAAGCCCCGAAACTCCCGAATCTACACTATGGCGTGATTGGTCTGGGTGACTCAAGCTATGAATTCTTCTGCCAGACTGGTAAAGATTTTGATGCTTTCCTCGCCAAACTGGGCGCAAAACCATTTTTGGAACGGGTTGACTGTGATGTCGACTATGACGCACCAGCAGCAGAGTGGCGTCAACAAGCATTGGAGATTCTCAAAGAATCGATGTCGGAAGGTCAAGGCGAGGTTGTGCCGTTACCGATTCATTCCGCAGGTAGTGCCGTTGCCGATTATACCAAGCTGAAACCGTACACTGCGACGTTGCTGACCAATCAGAAAATTACCGGCCGTGATTCGGGTAAAGATGTCCGCCATGTTGAAATTGACCTTGAAGGATCAGGAATTACTTATCAACCGGGTGATGCGTTAGGGGTTTGGTATGAAAATGATGCCGCGTTATCCAGCCAGATTTTGAGCAGTGTCGGGTTATCTGGTGTGGAGAGTGTCGATGTTGATGGTGACAGTATTTCGATTCACAGTGCTTTAATTCATCAGTTTGAAATCACCTCATCCAACCCTCAGTTGATTACTCGGGTAGCGGAGCTATCTGAATCGACATTCTTGAAAGAACTTGTCGAAGATAAAGATAAACTGCGTGAGTATTCAGCGCATACACAGATTATTGATGTGTTAAAACAAGCCGCTGTGCAGTTATCGGCAGATGAGTTGGTCGGACTATTACGTCGTTTGACGCCTCGTCTTTATTCAATCGCATCCAGTCAAAGTGAAGTTGATGAAGAAGTTCATCTGACGGTTGGGGTGGTTGAATATGACCAAAATGGTGAAGCCCGTCAGGGAGGCGCCTCTGGATTTTTAACGCATCGTCTTGAAGAAGGCGAAAACATCAAAGTTTTCATTGAGCATAATAATAACTTCAAACTTCCTCAGGATGATGATACAGCAATCATCATGGTGGGCCCGGGAACAGGGATTGCGCCATTTAGAAGCTTTATTCAGGAAAGAGATAACCGTGGCGCTTCAGGTCAGAGTTGGTTGTTCTTCGGTGACCGGACATTCACGCAAGATTTTCTCTATCAGGTTGAATGGCAGAAATATATGAAGTCAGGTGCGCTCACTCAGATGGATGTTGCTTTTAGCCGCGATCAGGCCGGCAAAGTTTACGTTCAGCATCGCCTGCTGGAGAAAGCCGGGCAAGTTTGGGATTGGTTGCAAAGTGGGGCCTATCTCTATGTCTGTGGTGATGCAACCCAGATGGCAAAAGATGTTCACGAAGCCTTAATTACCATTGCCGAACAGCAAGGTGGTTTGGATCGGGAACAAGCTGAAGAATATGTCAACGAACTCCGTAAAGCGAAGCGTTATCAAAGGGATGTCTACTAA
- the dusA gene encoding tRNA dihydrouridine(20/20a) synthase DusA: MYPTCRFSVAPMLDWTDRHCRYFHRLLTSQALLYTEMVTTGAIIHGKGDFLAYNDEEHPVALQLGGSNPQDLATCAKLAAERGYDEINLNVGCPSDRVQNGRFGACLMAEPQLVADCVAAMKAEVDIPVTVKTRIGIDEQDSYPFLTDFITIVAEQGGCEQFTIHARKAWLNGLSPKENREIPPLDYPRAYQLKRDFPHLQIAVNGGIKSLEETKAHLEQLDGVMIGREAYQSPYLLADVDQQIFGLETPVKKRSQVVEEMYPYIESQLSKGAYLGHISRHMLGLFQNMPGARQWRRYISENAHKKGAGIEVIQTALLKIPESLNV, encoded by the coding sequence ATGTATCCTACTTGCCGCTTTTCTGTCGCCCCCATGTTGGACTGGACGGACCGTCATTGTCGCTATTTCCATCGGTTGCTGACTTCGCAGGCGCTGTTGTATACCGAGATGGTAACGACTGGGGCGATCATCCATGGGAAAGGTGACTTTCTCGCTTACAATGATGAGGAACATCCGGTTGCGTTGCAACTGGGAGGCTCAAATCCACAGGATCTGGCAACGTGTGCTAAATTGGCTGCGGAACGTGGCTATGATGAGATTAATCTTAACGTTGGTTGTCCGTCTGACCGAGTCCAGAATGGCCGGTTTGGTGCGTGTTTGATGGCTGAGCCTCAGTTGGTTGCTGATTGTGTTGCGGCGATGAAAGCTGAAGTCGATATTCCGGTGACGGTGAAGACAAGAATCGGAATTGATGAGCAGGATTCTTATCCATTTCTGACGGATTTTATCACGATCGTTGCTGAACAAGGTGGCTGCGAGCAGTTTACCATCCATGCACGTAAAGCTTGGTTGAATGGCCTGAGCCCGAAAGAGAACCGAGAGATTCCCCCATTAGACTATCCCAGAGCTTATCAGTTGAAACGGGATTTTCCTCATTTGCAGATTGCCGTAAATGGTGGTATCAAAAGCCTTGAAGAAACCAAAGCCCATCTTGAACAACTCGATGGTGTGATGATTGGTCGTGAAGCATATCAGAGTCCATATCTACTGGCAGACGTGGATCAACAGATCTTTGGGCTAGAGACGCCCGTGAAGAAGCGCTCACAAGTTGTCGAGGAAATGTATCCGTATATTGAGTCACAATTATCGAAAGGTGCTTATCTCGGACATATCTCTCGTCATATGCTCGGATTGTTTCAGAATATGCCCGGAGCCCGACAATGGCGTCGCTATATTAGTGAGAATGCGCATAAGAAAGGCGCGGGAATCGAAGTGATTCAAACAGCGCTGTTGAAAATCCCAGAGTCTTTAAATGTGTAA
- a CDS encoding type I restriction endonuclease subunit R codes for MDTTQERIFQDDIIRQMVVNGWVQGTGEGYNRESALFETDVLAFVKQTQPKEWEKFCKVFPTDSDRHFLEALVTQLKKADENATDRASRTFGTLGVLRHGLKIRNARFELCQFKPEHNLNPETLARYQHNICRIVPELVYSPHISKEQATQAKFEATGKQATALSEQPVLNKNSAKRWRIDLVLFVNGLPVSTLELKSEFKQAVENAIAQYKLTRLPKDPATKKPEPLLSFKRGALVHFAVSQYEVYMATKLAGPDTYFLPFNKGTHDGGKGNDIPDLSIPEQVNRYATDYLWNDVLTPENLLNILARFVHLQIEEKEDWEGRKTKKETLIFPRYHQWDVVTKLVEAAIVEGTGNKYLIQHSAGSGKSNSIAWTAHQLSTLHDANGNKQFDSVIVVTDRTVLDDQLQDTIYQFEHADGVVGRINRKEGDGSKSEKLASALETSQPIIIVTIQTFPHVLKAIENSTSLKERRYAIIADEAHSSQTGATARQLKEVLMTDEADDDTELSSEDILDATVAARRGSANLSYYAFTATPKPKTLELFGRRPDPEQPASKRNLPEAYHIYSMRQAIEEGFILDVLKNYTNYKVIYQLKQKLEAEDKEVDSGKAKVKLNNWVRLHDHNISQKVKVIVEHFKKNVMGLLGGQAKAMVVTSSRKEAVRYKLAFDKYVSTFSESNSSYAGIRAMVAFSGEVEFNANDPDSAAFMDQKFTEHNMNPELKGREMRKAFNSDDYQVMLVANKFQTGFDQPKLCAMYVDKKLAGVECVQTLSRLNRIYPGKAECGTFVLDFYNDPQDILDAFQPYYQVAELEDVTDPDKIFDLSEKLRASGIFLWSEVEQFIDAFFTKNKSNAAISNICKPAIDRWRKRYTSAVEEYIHAKNVFERTKKTGDAVLIANAENTFKECKQEKDRLEIFKKDLGSFVRFYEFMSQIVDYDDKELEKLSLYARHLRPMLREKVIEEDELDLGNVVMSHYRLSKIRQQDIQLKENTPEYKLHPSNDVGTAKPKDKKEEFLSHIIERLNEVFVTDNLTDKDMINYAFTVRDKLTENETVMSQIANNTREQAMLGDFPRAIDDAILNSSDAHQEQMMQLLSDPNKTKQFARVIFDLLSGVK; via the coding sequence ATGGATACAACACAAGAACGGATATTTCAGGATGACATCATCCGCCAGATGGTGGTTAATGGCTGGGTGCAAGGCACGGGCGAGGGCTACAACCGCGAATCTGCGCTTTTCGAGACTGATGTACTAGCGTTTGTGAAACAGACGCAGCCGAAAGAGTGGGAGAAGTTCTGCAAAGTCTTCCCGACCGACTCAGATCGCCACTTCCTTGAGGCCTTGGTCACGCAGCTTAAAAAAGCCGATGAGAACGCCACCGACCGCGCATCCCGTACCTTTGGCACTTTGGGCGTGTTGCGTCATGGTTTGAAAATTCGCAATGCCCGTTTTGAGTTGTGTCAGTTTAAGCCCGAGCATAACCTCAACCCAGAAACCTTGGCGCGTTATCAGCACAACATCTGCCGGATTGTGCCAGAGCTGGTGTATAGCCCGCATATTTCAAAAGAGCAGGCCACGCAAGCAAAATTCGAAGCGACAGGTAAGCAGGCGACAGCCTTGAGCGAACAACCTGTTTTGAATAAAAACAGCGCAAAACGCTGGCGCATTGATTTAGTATTGTTTGTGAATGGTTTGCCCGTCTCGACGCTTGAGCTGAAATCGGAATTCAAGCAAGCAGTCGAAAACGCGATTGCGCAGTACAAGCTGACCCGTTTACCCAAAGACCCAGCCACCAAAAAGCCAGAACCGCTGTTAAGCTTTAAACGCGGTGCCTTAGTGCATTTTGCGGTCAGCCAATACGAAGTTTATATGGCAACCAAGTTGGCAGGCCCCGATACATACTTTTTGCCGTTTAACAAGGGTACGCATGATGGTGGCAAGGGCAATGATATTCCAGACCTTTCTATTCCAGAACAAGTAAACCGCTACGCCACCGACTACCTGTGGAATGACGTTTTAACCCCTGAGAATCTGTTAAATATTCTCGCTCGTTTTGTTCATCTGCAAATTGAAGAAAAGGAAGATTGGGAAGGGCGTAAAACCAAGAAAGAAACCCTGATCTTCCCGCGTTACCACCAGTGGGATGTCGTAACCAAATTGGTTGAAGCGGCCATTGTTGAGGGCACAGGCAATAAATATCTCATCCAACACAGCGCAGGTTCGGGCAAGTCGAACTCGATTGCGTGGACAGCTCACCAACTCTCGACCTTGCATGATGCCAACGGCAACAAGCAGTTTGATTCGGTGATTGTGGTGACCGACCGTACCGTACTGGATGATCAGCTACAAGACACCATCTATCAGTTTGAACATGCCGATGGCGTGGTGGGGCGTATCAACCGTAAAGAGGGTGATGGCTCGAAATCAGAGAAATTGGCATCGGCACTGGAAACGTCTCAGCCTATCATCATCGTGACCATTCAAACGTTCCCGCATGTGTTAAAGGCGATTGAGAACTCAACGTCACTGAAAGAGCGCCGCTACGCCATCATTGCCGATGAAGCGCATTCGTCTCAAACAGGCGCCACCGCTCGCCAGCTCAAAGAAGTGTTGATGACCGATGAAGCAGACGATGATACCGAACTTTCCTCTGAAGATATTCTGGATGCCACCGTTGCAGCGCGTCGAGGCAGTGCCAACCTGAGCTATTACGCCTTTACCGCCACACCCAAACCAAAAACGCTGGAGTTGTTTGGTCGCAGACCTGACCCAGAGCAGCCAGCGTCTAAGCGTAATTTGCCCGAGGCTTATCACATTTATTCGATGCGTCAGGCGATTGAGGAAGGCTTTATCCTTGATGTGCTGAAGAATTACACCAACTACAAGGTGATCTATCAGCTCAAACAGAAGCTGGAAGCGGAAGACAAAGAGGTCGATTCTGGCAAAGCCAAGGTGAAACTCAATAATTGGGTACGCCTACATGACCATAACATTTCACAAAAAGTGAAAGTGATTGTTGAGCACTTCAAAAAGAACGTGATGGGCTTATTGGGTGGGCAGGCGAAGGCGATGGTGGTCACTAGCTCTCGTAAAGAGGCAGTGCGCTACAAGCTGGCATTTGATAAGTACGTTTCGACTTTTTCTGAGAGCAACAGTAGCTACGCAGGCATTCGGGCGATGGTCGCATTCTCTGGCGAAGTCGAGTTTAACGCCAATGATCCAGACAGCGCAGCGTTTATGGATCAGAAGTTCACGGAACACAACATGAACCCGGAGCTAAAAGGCCGTGAAATGCGCAAAGCCTTTAATAGTGATGACTATCAAGTGATGCTGGTGGCGAATAAATTCCAAACCGGTTTTGATCAGCCCAAACTCTGCGCCATGTACGTGGATAAAAAGCTCGCAGGTGTCGAGTGTGTGCAGACCCTTTCTCGCCTCAACCGCATCTATCCGGGTAAAGCAGAATGCGGCACTTTCGTGCTCGATTTCTACAACGACCCGCAGGATATTCTTGATGCTTTCCAGCCTTATTATCAAGTGGCGGAGCTTGAGGATGTCACTGACCCTGACAAGATTTTCGACCTATCAGAGAAGCTGCGTGCTAGCGGTATTTTCTTATGGTCGGAGGTCGAGCAGTTCATTGATGCCTTTTTTACTAAGAACAAGTCTAATGCGGCCATCAGTAATATCTGTAAGCCAGCCATTGATCGATGGCGCAAGCGCTATACCTCTGCGGTTGAAGAATATATTCATGCCAAGAACGTGTTTGAGCGCACTAAGAAGACCGGTGATGCGGTGTTAATCGCCAATGCCGAAAACACCTTCAAAGAGTGTAAGCAAGAGAAAGACCGTTTAGAGATCTTCAAAAAGGATTTAGGCAGTTTTGTGCGCTTTTATGAGTTTATGTCGCAGATTGTTGATTACGACGATAAAGAGTTGGAAAAACTCAGCCTTTATGCACGTCATCTGCGTCCTATGCTGCGCGAGAAGGTGATTGAAGAAGATGAGTTAGATCTGGGCAATGTGGTGATGAGTCACTATCGCCTGTCGAAGATTCGTCAACAGGACATTCAATTAAAGGAAAATACGCCTGAGTACAAGTTGCACCCAAGTAACGATGTAGGCACAGCCAAACCAAAGGATAAGAAAGAAGAGTTCCTGTCTCACATCATTGAGCGACTGAATGAAGTGTTTGTCACTGACAATCTGACCGATAAAGACATGATCAATTATGCCTTCACCGTGCGTGACAAGTTGACTGAAAACGAAACGGTGATGAGCCAAATCGCCAATAACACTCGTGAGCAAGCCATGTTGGGTGACTTTCCACGGGCGATTGATGACGCAATTCTGAATAGTAGTGATGCCCACCAAGAGCAGATGATGCAGCTACTATCCGACCCGAATAAGACCAAGCAATTTGCTCGGGTGATTTTTGATCTATTGAGCGGGGTGAAGTAA
- a CDS encoding envelope stress response protein PspG, translating to MMIEVLYLLIFAGVLFFTGVTMFGIMLSLGLSFLFVLAFGMFAMLIKMLPWLLVIMFGIWLFKKYA from the coding sequence ATGATGATTGAAGTGCTGTATTTGCTGATCTTTGCAGGCGTGCTATTTTTTACTGGTGTGACGATGTTTGGGATTATGTTGTCGCTTGGTCTGTCATTCTTGTTTGTTTTGGCGTTTGGTATGTTCGCCATGTTGATTAAGATGCTGCCTTGGTTACTCGTGATTATGTTTGGTATTTGGTTATTTAAGAAATATGCATAA